Proteins from a single region of Dysosmobacter acutus:
- a CDS encoding major tail protein codes for MATIGLDSIYYSIITDGESGETYATPVKLAKATKADLSVEFSEGTLYADDALCEAVKEFKSAKLTLGVDDLSAAAASALTGATIDQNKVLVHNAEDSAPYVAIGFRAKKSNGNYRYYWLYRGKFGIPSDSLETKGDSIKFAEKSIEGTFMRREKAGDDGSHAWKAQVDADDTGVQTSTISGWFTSVYEPDFTA; via the coding sequence ATGGCAACTATTGGATTGGACAGTATCTATTATTCCATCATTACCGACGGCGAAAGCGGAGAAACCTATGCGACACCCGTTAAGCTGGCGAAAGCGACAAAAGCCGACCTGTCTGTTGAGTTCTCCGAGGGTACTCTGTACGCCGATGACGCCCTGTGTGAGGCTGTAAAGGAGTTCAAGTCCGCAAAGCTGACACTCGGTGTTGATGATCTGTCTGCTGCGGCTGCGTCTGCGCTGACTGGCGCAACCATCGACCAGAACAAGGTTCTCGTACACAATGCAGAGGACAGCGCCCCCTATGTCGCAATCGGTTTCCGCGCAAAGAAGTCCAATGGGAATTATCGTTACTATTGGCTGTATCGTGGGAAATTTGGAATTCCGTCTGACAGTTTGGAAACCAAGGGAGATTCCATCAAGTTTGCTGAAAAGAGCATTGAGGGGACTTTCATGCGGCGCGAAAAAGCTGGAGATGACGGCAGTCATGCATGGAAAGCACAGGTTGATGCTGATGATACAGGTGTCCAGACCAGTACAATTTCCGGCTGGTTTACTTCCGTTTACGAGCCTGACTTCACCGCTTAA
- a CDS encoding phage portal protein, with the protein MPFWNRNKSVTQVETVQGLLDFLKIGTVDKSKLSESTYFACLKILGETIGKLPLKLQQHTDENGVVKAYRHPLYSMVGMRPNPYMTATHFWSTVEFNRNHHGNAYVWIVGAGSKETLWILPSECVSVWVDDSGIWGKSNAVWYVYTDRKGGGTYKIPSDSILHFRTSTSFDGIVGKPVREILADTLDGNMTAQKMLNKAYESGFTGKAVLQYTGEPSKENEKRYGQRIQDFLDGVEGMKDVIPVAYGTQLTPFSTKFADNEFLGLKRYSALQIAAAFGIKPNQINDYEKASYSAAEQQQLAFYVDTLLYILKQYEEELTFKLLSADEIAAGYYFKFNVGVILRADQKTQLEALKSAVNGGIYTANEARALLDKEARPGGDELIVNGTMVRLTQVGAAYDRNSGGKEERDGKN; encoded by the coding sequence GTGCCATTTTGGAACAGGAATAAATCGGTTACACAGGTCGAGACGGTGCAGGGGCTGCTGGATTTTTTGAAGATCGGCACAGTGGACAAGTCTAAGCTGTCCGAAAGCACATATTTCGCGTGCCTGAAAATTCTTGGTGAGACGATTGGCAAGCTGCCGCTTAAATTGCAGCAGCATACCGACGAAAATGGAGTTGTGAAGGCATATAGGCACCCATTGTATAGCATGGTTGGAATGCGGCCCAACCCATATATGACGGCGACGCATTTCTGGTCGACAGTTGAATTCAACCGCAACCACCATGGCAATGCCTACGTGTGGATTGTAGGGGCCGGAAGTAAGGAGACGTTGTGGATATTGCCGTCTGAGTGTGTATCTGTATGGGTGGATGACAGCGGCATCTGGGGAAAGAGCAATGCCGTTTGGTATGTCTACACGGACAGAAAGGGTGGCGGCACGTATAAAATTCCATCTGACAGTATCCTGCACTTCCGTACATCAACAAGCTTTGACGGTATTGTCGGGAAACCTGTTCGGGAAATCCTGGCTGATACGCTTGACGGAAACATGACCGCGCAGAAGATGCTGAATAAGGCATACGAGAGCGGATTCACCGGGAAAGCCGTCTTGCAGTACACCGGAGAGCCGAGCAAGGAAAACGAAAAGAGATATGGACAGCGAATCCAGGATTTCTTAGACGGTGTTGAAGGTATGAAAGACGTTATACCAGTCGCCTATGGAACACAGTTAACGCCTTTTTCAACAAAGTTTGCAGATAACGAATTTCTTGGCCTGAAGCGGTACTCTGCTTTGCAGATTGCGGCGGCGTTTGGAATCAAGCCAAACCAGATCAACGACTATGAAAAAGCGTCGTACAGTGCCGCGGAACAGCAGCAGTTGGCATTTTACGTCGATACATTGCTCTATATCCTCAAGCAATACGAGGAAGAACTCACATTCAAACTGCTGTCAGCCGATGAAATTGCGGCTGGCTATTATTTTAAGTTCAATGTGGGGGTTATTCTCCGTGCAGACCAGAAAACACAGCTTGAGGCGCTCAAAAGCGCGGTCAACGGCGGTATTTACACAGCGAATGAGGCAAGGGCGCTCCTTGATAAAGAGGCGCGGCCAGGAGGAGACGAACTGATTGTAAACGGCACGATGGTCAGGTTGACACAGGTTGGAGCCGCTTATGATAGAAATTCTGGCGGAAAGGAGGAACGAGATGGGAAAAATTGA
- a CDS encoding ERF family protein — MKRVSAVQAELKAPKGQTNKFGGYRYRSCEDILEAVKPLLKKYGLVLTISDEMIQLDARYYIRATAALRDTESEAEMTNSAYAREAESKKGMDESQITGTASSYARKYALNGLFCIDDTRDADTNSYTEVQQKAQAQHEILCERCGSFLYPVTKRNGETWEVEDMEKYSKRHFGACLCADCMKTAQKEQNNAG; from the coding sequence ATGAAACGGGTATCCGCGGTACAGGCGGAGCTGAAGGCGCCGAAGGGGCAAACCAACAAATTCGGCGGATACCGCTACCGCTCCTGCGAGGATATTTTGGAGGCGGTGAAGCCTCTTTTGAAAAAGTACGGTCTGGTGCTGACGATCTCGGATGAGATGATCCAGCTGGACGCCCGGTATTACATACGCGCGACTGCCGCCTTGCGGGATACGGAGAGCGAGGCGGAGATGACAAACAGCGCATACGCCCGGGAGGCGGAGAGCAAGAAAGGGATGGACGAGAGCCAGATCACCGGCACAGCGTCCAGCTACGCCAGGAAATACGCCCTGAACGGTCTGTTCTGCATCGACGACACCAGGGACGCGGACACAAACAGCTACACCGAGGTCCAGCAAAAGGCGCAAGCGCAGCATGAAATCCTCTGTGAGCGGTGCGGGAGCTTCCTCTACCCGGTGACAAAGCGCAACGGCGAAACCTGGGAAGTGGAGGATATGGAGAAATACAGCAAGCGGCATTTTGGCGCCTGCCTGTGCGCCGATTGCATGAAGACCGCACAGAAGGAGCAGAACAATGCAGGCTGA
- a CDS encoding phage head-tail connector protein: MAVPLASVKMALGISSAAYDNELTALIAAAEGDLRLSGVTCYEAEDPLIVVAVTAYCQANRGSDVDKRRIFQEMYKSAKRNLMLACEYTEVMA; this comes from the coding sequence ATGGCAGTGCCACTGGCAAGCGTAAAAATGGCGCTGGGCATCAGTTCCGCCGCCTATGACAATGAGCTGACCGCCCTGATTGCGGCGGCAGAGGGCGATTTGAGGCTGTCCGGCGTGACCTGTTACGAGGCGGAGGATCCGCTGATCGTTGTGGCTGTTACGGCGTACTGTCAGGCCAACCGTGGCAGTGACGTGGACAAGCGCAGGATTTTTCAGGAAATGTACAAGAGCGCAAAGCGGAACCTGATGCTTGCGTGCGAATACACGGAGGTCATGGCATGA
- a CDS encoding RusA family crossover junction endodeoxyribonuclease: MRITIPGRPITKKNSMRLVQSGGRTFPVPSKQFAEYQERAGYFIPCKWTAISFPVNIRCLYYMPTHGKVDLTNLLEATCDILVHYGVIQDDHSGIVTSHDGSRVRYDKENPRVEIEITEACQ; the protein is encoded by the coding sequence ATGAGGATAACCATACCAGGAAGGCCGATTACAAAGAAAAACTCCATGCGGCTGGTGCAGAGCGGAGGGAGGACATTCCCAGTGCCTTCCAAACAGTTTGCAGAGTATCAGGAGCGGGCGGGATATTTCATCCCATGCAAGTGGACGGCGATTTCCTTCCCGGTCAACATCCGCTGCCTGTACTACATGCCCACCCACGGTAAGGTGGACCTGACAAACCTGCTGGAGGCCACCTGTGACATCCTGGTCCACTACGGCGTCATCCAGGACGATCACAGCGGAATCGTGACCTCGCATGACGGGAGCAGGGTTCGCTACGACAAGGAGAATCCGAGGGTGGAGATCGAGATCACGGAGGCTTGCCAATGA
- a CDS encoding single-stranded DNA-binding protein: MLNRILLQGRLCADPELRRTQGGTAVTSFRIAVDRDFKNQSGEKETDFIDIVAWRGTAEFVSQYFARGRMAVVEGRLQIRTWTDKEGGRRTSAEVVADNVYFGDSKREGGEPPSGRSSAASPVDAHSDFVEIPEDGRLPF, encoded by the coding sequence GTGTTGAACCGGATTTTGCTGCAAGGGCGGCTGTGCGCGGACCCGGAGCTGCGCAGGACCCAGGGAGGGACTGCGGTGACTTCCTTCCGGATCGCTGTGGATCGTGATTTCAAGAACCAGAGCGGCGAGAAGGAAACCGACTTCATCGACATCGTTGCATGGCGCGGTACGGCGGAGTTCGTCAGCCAGTACTTTGCCAGGGGCCGCATGGCCGTGGTGGAGGGCAGGCTTCAGATTCGCACCTGGACGGACAAGGAGGGCGGCAGGCGTACCTCTGCGGAGGTGGTGGCCGACAACGTCTATTTCGGTGATTCCAAGCGGGAGGGCGGAGAGCCCCCTTCCGGACGCAGCTCCGCCGCTTCTCCGGTGGACGCCCATTCCGATTTTGTTGAGATTCCTGAAGACGGCCGGCTTCCTTTTTAA
- a CDS encoding HNH endonuclease yields the protein MRIRDFCLHRDGYMCQECRKKGVVTAATEVHHIVPLRHDWSMRADASNLVSLCHKHHMEVERKTHRGM from the coding sequence ATGCGTATCCGCGACTTCTGCCTGCATAGGGACGGCTATATGTGCCAGGAGTGCAGAAAGAAAGGCGTTGTCACGGCAGCGACCGAGGTCCATCACATTGTGCCTCTAAGGCACGACTGGTCAATGCGGGCTGATGCATCCAATCTGGTCAGCCTGTGCCACAAGCATCACATGGAAGTGGAGCGAAAGACCCACAGGGGGATGTAA
- a CDS encoding helix-turn-helix domain-containing protein codes for MEKLLMTRGEAAQALSISVDTLDELRGAGKIRAVHIGARVYYSPDELKSFITKEGDLKC; via the coding sequence ATGGAGAAGCTGTTGATGACGCGCGGTGAAGCTGCGCAGGCTTTGAGCATCAGCGTTGACACGCTGGATGAACTGAGAGGCGCGGGGAAAATCCGCGCTGTGCATATCGGGGCGCGGGTATACTACAGCCCGGACGAGCTCAAATCGTTCATCACAAAGGAGGGCGATTTGAAGTGTTGA
- a CDS encoding phage major capsid protein, giving the protein MNKKMREFLAAIEEKQKEARSFADANETDKAAGILDEIDDLKKQYETEEKLFKLEQEQAANSHEEVRTEKELTQSEKDVKAFAGYVRAMVNKASTPQNITMGNNGAIIPQTIASQIIQKVKELCPIYANSTIYHSKGTLKIPVYGDKTVSGDDAPHNITVGFAAEFSELTADAGAFSSVDLTGYLVGALTLIGKSVVNNADIDVTNFIVNEMGKKIAEFLEDKLLNGASGYNQGALATTTTMNAGSTSAITADNLIDLQAKIPTAYQGAAAWYMAPATFTAIRKLKDGNNRYLLQDDITGTFPYRLLGKPVYISDNMPAIASAAKAVLYGDASGLAVNIREEQNIQVLTEKYATQHAIGVVAWMEFDSKVADNQKLATLVMSANS; this is encoded by the coding sequence ATGAATAAAAAAATGAGAGAATTTCTTGCAGCCATCGAGGAGAAGCAGAAGGAAGCCCGCAGTTTTGCGGATGCAAACGAAACAGATAAGGCTGCCGGTATTCTGGACGAGATTGATGACCTTAAGAAACAGTATGAGACCGAGGAAAAGCTGTTCAAGCTGGAGCAGGAGCAGGCTGCCAACAGCCACGAAGAGGTCAGGACTGAGAAGGAACTGACCCAGAGCGAGAAGGACGTCAAGGCATTTGCAGGATATGTCCGCGCCATGGTCAATAAGGCCAGCACCCCCCAGAACATTACCATGGGAAATAACGGCGCTATTATTCCTCAGACCATTGCCTCCCAGATCATTCAGAAGGTCAAGGAGCTGTGCCCCATTTATGCCAACTCCACCATCTACCACAGCAAGGGCACCCTTAAGATTCCCGTTTACGGCGACAAGACCGTTTCCGGTGATGACGCTCCCCACAATATCACCGTTGGTTTCGCCGCCGAGTTTTCCGAGCTGACAGCAGACGCCGGCGCGTTTTCCAGCGTTGACCTGACCGGCTATCTGGTTGGCGCCTTGACCCTGATCGGCAAGAGCGTGGTCAACAACGCCGACATTGATGTTACCAACTTCATCGTAAACGAGATGGGCAAGAAGATTGCCGAGTTCCTTGAGGACAAGCTGCTGAACGGTGCATCTGGCTATAATCAGGGCGCACTGGCAACCACCACTACCATGAATGCAGGCAGCACCTCTGCAATCACCGCCGACAATCTGATTGACCTCCAGGCAAAGATTCCCACCGCATATCAGGGCGCGGCTGCCTGGTATATGGCTCCCGCTACCTTTACTGCGATCCGCAAGCTGAAAGACGGTAACAATCGTTACCTGCTCCAGGACGATATCACTGGAACGTTCCCTTATCGCCTCCTTGGCAAGCCCGTGTACATCTCCGACAATATGCCCGCCATCGCCTCCGCCGCCAAGGCTGTTCTGTATGGCGACGCTTCCGGCCTCGCTGTCAACATCCGCGAGGAACAGAACATTCAGGTTCTGACCGAAAAGTATGCCACGCAGCACGCTATCGGCGTTGTCGCCTGGATGGAGTTCGACTCCAAGGTTGCTGACAATCAGAAGCTGGCCACCCTGGTCATGTCTGCCAACTCCTGA
- a CDS encoding DUF6291 domain-containing protein → MNERAQFTFYRSYYEAIRRLGAEEQAEILLAICGYALDGMEPEAMSPIAETVFTLVKPTLDSGWRKASNGKTGGEAKQTGSKQKAKRKQTLSKKEKEGEKEVENECSPPIAPKGAFERFWSAYPKKVGKAAAKKAFGRVNAPVETLLSAIDRQKCSDQWSRDNGQYIPNPATWLNQGRWEDELAGEKPPEHRGAAELARYLK, encoded by the coding sequence ATGAACGAACGGGCGCAGTTCACATTCTACCGCTCCTACTATGAGGCGATCCGACGATTGGGAGCAGAAGAACAGGCCGAAATACTGCTTGCAATCTGCGGCTATGCGCTGGACGGCATGGAGCCTGAAGCTATGTCGCCGATCGCTGAAACCGTGTTTACCCTTGTAAAACCAACACTTGACAGCGGTTGGAGGAAAGCATCCAATGGGAAGACAGGCGGTGAAGCGAAGCAAACTGGAAGCAAACAAAAAGCAAAGCGGAAGCAAACTCTAAGCAAGAAAGAGAAAGAGGGGGAGAAAGAGGTAGAGAACGAATGTTCTCCCCCTATAGCCCCCAAGGGGGCATTTGAACGGTTCTGGTCTGCGTATCCGAAGAAAGTTGGAAAAGCGGCTGCTAAGAAAGCGTTCGGCAGGGTAAATGCGCCTGTTGAAACACTCCTGTCGGCTATTGACCGGCAGAAGTGCAGCGACCAATGGAGTAGGGACAATGGCCAGTACATCCCCAATCCCGCCACATGGCTGAACCAGGGGAGATGGGAGGATGAACTTGCGGGAGAAAAGCCGCCTGAACACAGAGGCGCCGCAGAGCTGGCGCGATACCTGAAGTGA
- a CDS encoding HNH endonuclease: MHKMTKYTSISPAVKRAVFLRDNGCCVLCRSPYGEPVAHVVRRSQGGLGTERNVVTLCRSCHRAYDEGANLSGYGAGTTQESLYCYLVAYLKGFYPDWNRADMIYKKGMDYGEAVDDAR, encoded by the coding sequence ATGCACAAAATGACAAAGTACACCTCAATTTCTCCGGCGGTCAAGAGAGCCGTATTCCTGCGCGACAACGGGTGCTGCGTCCTGTGCCGCTCTCCGTATGGGGAGCCGGTTGCCCATGTCGTGCGGCGAAGCCAGGGCGGTCTCGGGACTGAGCGGAACGTTGTGACGCTGTGCCGGAGCTGCCATCGGGCATATGACGAGGGAGCGAATTTGAGCGGGTATGGCGCGGGTACAACGCAAGAAAGCCTGTACTGCTACCTGGTGGCATACCTCAAAGGCTTCTACCCGGACTGGAACCGTGCAGACATGATTTACAAGAAAGGAATGGACTATGGAGAAGCTGTTGATGACGCGCGGTGA
- a CDS encoding terminase large subunit: MDRCTAFAQAVVDGTYNGRAVGELEKLACQRHLNDLKRQNTAGFPYYYDEEAAQAVISFAEKLTIAEGAEPKPVQLRPFQDFIFGSLYGWKNKDGYRRFRLSYIEMARQNGKSFTNGINASYIGNFSGYQYGQLYLTATKQDQAKIVFNEVAKFIYSDPDLGELFDVKDYKSEIDCKLTNSTIRALSRDSKRIDGFRPLFGSVDEYHAHETNQMYKLLEGGTGNMPETLISIITTAGFDLNAPCYEMRRIAEQILRGSFHKETEFCAIYTMDKDDDIWDPMNWAKANPLTCETEEGRERMKDTAATAKLAGGHELRDFMTKRLNIWVQDADDQLFDVESVIQCGVDKKLSDFAGMECYAGLDLSSGGDLTTLSLEFPYKESGRQKYYIWSHSFMPRARLQEHIQTDEAPYDIWSKQGLLTVTGGAGDYKNDYKFIIKTLKDQIERFDLKLQAIGYDPHNADAFLPDLDVFGCNLTPITQSARFLNDATQDMRLLFKQGDIAYDKENDLLRWSFVNAKMVVNSFGEIKADKENGNAKSCKRIDPVDAAIDAHCIGMKCTEAEVDMDESIQKFLKWMG; this comes from the coding sequence ATGGATAGATGCACCGCGTTTGCGCAGGCGGTTGTTGATGGGACATACAACGGCAGGGCGGTCGGAGAGCTTGAAAAACTGGCCTGTCAGAGACACCTGAATGACCTGAAGCGGCAGAATACAGCGGGCTTTCCATACTATTACGATGAAGAGGCGGCGCAAGCCGTCATTTCTTTTGCGGAAAAGCTGACAATCGCCGAGGGGGCGGAGCCGAAGCCCGTTCAGCTGAGGCCATTTCAAGACTTCATTTTCGGCAGCTTATATGGATGGAAGAATAAAGACGGATACCGGCGGTTTCGCCTGTCCTATATCGAGATGGCGCGGCAAAACGGCAAAAGCTTTACCAATGGCATCAATGCATCGTACATCGGCAATTTCAGCGGCTATCAATATGGCCAGTTATATCTGACTGCCACAAAGCAGGACCAAGCAAAGATCGTTTTCAATGAAGTCGCAAAGTTCATCTATTCAGACCCCGACCTTGGTGAGCTGTTTGACGTAAAGGACTACAAGAGCGAGATTGACTGCAAGCTGACCAATTCCACCATCCGGGCGCTGTCAAGGGACAGCAAACGTATAGACGGCTTCCGCCCCCTGTTCGGATCAGTCGATGAATACCATGCCCACGAAACAAACCAGATGTATAAGCTCCTGGAGGGCGGCACCGGCAATATGCCGGAGACACTGATCAGCATCATCACAACCGCCGGCTTTGACCTGAATGCGCCGTGCTACGAGATGCGCCGGATTGCAGAGCAGATTTTACGCGGCTCTTTCCACAAGGAGACGGAGTTCTGCGCCATCTATACGATGGACAAGGATGACGATATCTGGGACCCGATGAATTGGGCAAAGGCAAACCCGCTTACCTGCGAAACGGAGGAGGGCCGGGAGCGGATGAAGGATACGGCGGCAACTGCCAAGCTTGCCGGCGGCCATGAGCTGCGGGACTTCATGACGAAGCGCTTGAATATTTGGGTGCAGGATGCTGATGACCAGTTGTTTGATGTTGAAAGCGTCATTCAATGCGGCGTTGATAAGAAGCTGTCTGATTTTGCCGGCATGGAGTGTTATGCGGGCCTTGACCTGTCCAGCGGCGGAGACTTAACCACCCTCTCCCTTGAATTCCCGTACAAAGAGAGCGGGCGGCAGAAATATTACATCTGGTCACATAGCTTCATGCCTCGTGCACGGCTTCAGGAGCACATTCAGACGGATGAAGCACCATATGATATTTGGTCAAAGCAGGGCCTGCTGACTGTTACAGGAGGTGCTGGAGATTACAAGAACGATTACAAATTCATCATCAAGACGCTAAAAGACCAGATTGAGCGTTTTGATCTAAAGCTGCAGGCAATTGGGTATGACCCGCACAACGCGGATGCGTTTTTGCCTGATTTGGATGTGTTCGGGTGCAATTTGACGCCCATCACGCAGTCCGCCCGGTTCCTGAACGACGCAACGCAGGATATGCGGCTGTTGTTTAAGCAGGGGGATATCGCCTATGACAAGGAGAACGATCTTCTGCGGTGGTCATTTGTAAACGCAAAAATGGTGGTCAACTCTTTTGGTGAGATAAAGGCCGACAAGGAAAACGGGAATGCAAAGTCCTGCAAGCGCATAGACCCGGTAGACGCTGCCATAGATGCGCACTGCATCGGAATGAAATGCACTGAGGCGGAGGTTGACATGGACGAGAGCATTCAAAAATTTTTAAAGTGGATGGGGTGA
- a CDS encoding HK97 gp10 family phage protein: MSITIKLPEELINQLSEFDKHTGEIMDAALTAGAKVACKQAKTNLSFAIGSGTKEPSQSTGELVRALGVTPVKPDRDGWNVRVGFAEPRRDGKSNAMVANILEYGSRKHNQPARPFMKPAADSTKAAAKAEIKRVFDEEAKKYLKMKG, translated from the coding sequence ATGAGCATCACTATAAAACTCCCGGAAGAACTAATTAATCAGCTTAGCGAGTTTGATAAGCACACCGGAGAAATTATGGATGCTGCGTTGACCGCTGGCGCAAAAGTGGCCTGTAAACAGGCAAAAACGAATTTGAGTTTTGCTATTGGCAGTGGGACAAAGGAGCCGAGCCAGAGCACAGGAGAGCTTGTACGTGCGCTTGGCGTGACTCCTGTCAAGCCTGATAGAGATGGCTGGAATGTGCGAGTTGGATTTGCAGAACCCCGGAGAGATGGAAAGTCAAACGCTATGGTTGCAAACATCCTGGAATATGGCAGTAGAAAGCACAACCAGCCAGCACGCCCGTTTATGAAACCGGCTGCAGACAGCACAAAAGCCGCTGCAAAGGCTGAAATTAAGCGCGTGTTTGATGAAGAAGCAAAGAAATATTTGAAAATGAAAGGATGA
- a CDS encoding DUF551 domain-containing protein has product MSNALNVTGEQTIIFRETIVPTAALVWTCRRERRSATISKWISVKERLPGCGERVLATDGTFVGEAYRTSAKSWYRMSGFAWRDALGTIVTHWMPLPEPPKEDDHG; this is encoded by the coding sequence ATAAGCAATGCTCTGAATGTAACTGGGGAACAGACTATAATATTCCGAGAAACTATTGTCCCAACTGCGGCACTCGTATGGACCTGCCGGAGGGAGAGGAGGAGCGCCACGATAAGTAAGTGGATCAGCGTCAAGGAAAGACTGCCGGGATGCGGAGAGCGTGTACTTGCCACAGACGGCACATTTGTTGGTGAGGCATATCGGACAAGCGCAAAAAGCTGGTATCGGATGAGTGGCTTTGCGTGGCGGGATGCGTTAGGGACTATCGTCACCCACTGGATGCCCCTGCCGGAGCCGCCGAAGGAGGACGACCATGGATAA
- a CDS encoding phage terminase small subunit P27 family — MELIEFKGKKHLTKAEKEIRKKTEVKARADGICAPDYLTDEQKREFDRIAGELKSIGIMSNLDCGTLGMYLRMLDRYKALDEKLNDPELMDDIFAYEKTFKLWDRAISQCQSLAKSLGMTIDSRCKLVVPQKEEEPRRNKFAVVENG, encoded by the coding sequence TTGGAGCTGATTGAGTTTAAAGGGAAAAAGCATCTAACGAAAGCAGAAAAAGAGATACGCAAGAAGACAGAAGTCAAGGCGAGAGCGGACGGAATTTGCGCTCCTGACTATTTGACCGACGAGCAGAAGCGCGAGTTTGATCGGATTGCCGGGGAACTAAAGTCCATCGGCATCATGTCAAACCTTGACTGTGGAACGCTTGGCATGTACTTGAGGATGCTTGATAGATATAAGGCGCTTGACGAAAAGCTGAACGACCCGGAATTAATGGATGATATCTTTGCCTATGAAAAGACATTCAAGCTGTGGGACAGAGCAATCAGCCAGTGTCAGAGCCTCGCCAAGTCTCTGGGAATGACAATCGACAGTCGCTGCAAGTTGGTAGTCCCCCAAAAGGAAGAGGAGCCAAGGCGGAACAAATTCGCGGTGGTTGAAAATGGATAG